GATTTAAACACCTTAGGGCGCATGGCTGTGCATACAGAACCTACCGTGTTCAGTAAATCAGACGCAACACCAGAGGTCTTGACGTTATCGGGTAGGCTCAACTTGGACACACCGGTGCAGCCAGGATGAGGGCAATACCGAAGATCCTTTGCATTGACTATAAAATTTTCATTCGACGCTTCAATGAGCAAGCCATAGACATCGCTTGAAGATGCCCAATTTACAATTTCAAGGGGGTGCAAAGGCTTTTTGCATTCATGATGTGGACAAATCATAGCAAGGCCAGTATCTCTGGATTTCGCACAGTTCGAAATATATTCTCCCAAACATTCAAGACAAAAGCCATGCGAGCACCCTTCAAGATTTCGCCAACCCTTCGAATCAGAGGGGAATGTGTCGCAGCAAATCATGCATGTGCTCTCGTTATCGACCTTTAAGCCGGCATTCTCCGAAGAAGACCCGGGCAAGGGAATTGCTGCGGCTTGAAAAGCCGCATCAGGATCCGCCAGAAAAGCAAGGAGAGCCCTTTTTGGCTGCCAACCATGAAAGTTCATGTACAGCTCGACAAAGCCTTTATGAAGTTTCTCAAAGCTTGCCAATTCTTTTGGATTGGCACATCTATCCTTGTTGTGTGGCATCCTGAGAGCTGTTGGCTTCCTCATGGCCTTGGTGCTCGATGCTTCGTCACcatttgatgattcgtcAGACAACTCCATCCCAACGTCATCTTCATTATCCGTGGCATCTTGCCGAAACAAGACCTCCTGCACTTGTTTATTTGCTTGCCTAGCTTTGAGTATTTTTTTCATGTTTTGCAAAACGGCATTGATTCGATGCTCGCGAACTTCTTGCACTCGTGTCATGTCTAACGTCCGAAACCATCCAAAAGGTGGTGCCAATCCACATTTGGCGTTTAAGTCGTTTGAAAGCACAGATCCTAACAGAATTTCATCCATACCGTACGGGTCCATGTGCAGAAGCGCACGAGCCTCCAATTGGTCGGCTAGGTCAGTATGTCGGTTTGCTGCAGCCAAGTCGCAAGGAGTACGATTTTGATCGTCCACGATCGTAAGCATGGCTTCAAAGCTAGTCAGTATAAACAAACATATTTCCTTCCGTCCTAGCTCCGCAGCGTAATGCAATGCTGTTCGGCCACACGAGTCAACCGCATTGATGGACAGACCTTCGCTGGATCCTTTCGGACCATCGTCGGTCTGTCTCCAGCTCAAAAGCGACAAAGCTGTATTGTTGCGTTCCAGACTTCGATGGCTGTACTCCTCCCGTGTAGTAGGGGCGTTTCTCGGAGGGAATGGTATGATTTGTTTTGATGAATCCCTTCGCCGCGACTCTTTACTTTGGAAAAAGCGACCAATTGCTCGAGCGGCTTTTTTCGCTTGTTCGGTAGTGGAATGCTGTCGATTGTCGACCAGCAGCTCCACTGCCAATGCTTGCGCGCCTCGAATCCCAAAATCTTCGTCCAGCACTTTGCTGGCCTGTAATTCCAACCAGGACTGCTCGATGTACGTCAGACCACCCGCCACTAGATGCAAAGCAGTTCGTCCCATTCCATTTTTTTTATCCGGGTCGACTTGATCATGCTCCAACATGAGACGAACCAGCTCAACGTGACCCAATCGAACAGCTTCGTGCAGAGGGGTCGTCATATGTACATCTTGAATAGGATCCAGCGTTGACATTGCAGGAGTACCTTCCGTCCTGTGTGGTGTACGAACGCGTCCTCCCCAAAGGTTTAGAGCTTGCCGGGCGCCTGTCGTCTTGCGCAAAGATGAGGAATGTTGACGAGAATTCGTGGCGAATAGTGAGCTtgcattcttttcttcgtgaaAACTTGTGTCGTCGTAGGAATCGTTCGGGTCCTTGTAATCGTCGAGCGTGAACGGATCGGAAGGCTTCATGTAAAGCTGTAGGATGTTCACAGTGGACGTGTCCCCAGAAGGGGACGACTGCACTGATTCTGGGCCAGTGCCCTGTGTTTCATTCGAAGGCGTCTTTTTCAAACGATgctttttcgaaagaatCTTGTTGAGTAGAGGACGCCGTGGGCGCTTACTATTTTCCTGGTGTTCTCGTTCCGCCGCCAGCCGTTCGGTGCGTGTCCAATCTTCCCAGTCCTGTGCCGTCGCCTGATACATACAGCAAGCACGATCGCCGTCTTCGTCCGCAAAAGCCCGCCACAGACGCCGTCGCAACGAACGTATCATCACCGATCTCGAAGTCTCCGCCATGTCCGAATACGGCGCGAGTAAACCAGAAAGGGGATGGACCCGAACCCGAGGAtgtcgctcacagtcaattcctTGTTCTCAAATGCAGCgttctctctttctctctctctctctaaCTTACTCCGATGTAATAGTCGTTAGGATCAGAGTGAGTCGGTTCCTCCCCAAGCGTACGGTTCTGGACCAACAAAATGTAACACCCGACACGATTGTCGATCGACGGTTACACACGGAATATGAAAGGTACTCTCGACAGAACAATTGGGGTCCGAGTTTTTGTCGACTGGGTGGCTGTTTCGGATTGCGTTTGGCCAGGTTTTTCGGTGAAGGGGGTTGGTGAAACAAATGGTTAGGGTAGGGGTACGGAGTTTGTGTTGCTCTATATTTGTAGACAGCTGAATCGAGACCATTATCAGCCAAACTCTCGTCTAACTGAAAGTACTCGAAAATGCCCAGGGAAAATTAGTTCCCCTTCGTTCTAGTGGAGAAAAAGTAATACTTACAGTCCCTTTGGACAATCGAGAGAATGACTAAAATGACCTTTCGAGTTGGTGGTAAAAACGCCACACATTAATAGCCAAATCACAAGAGTACGGACCCTCGTTGCAAAAGCAAACGCTACAAAGCGAAAATTCATCGTAGTCCCCAATCCATTTGTACACTCCAGGGATCTCCAACAATACAAAAAGACCACGAGAGGCCAAGTTTTCCAGTTTCGCCTTTTGAAAAGTAGCTCATCATGTCGGACTCCCATCCTCGACCCATTGACCCCGATACCATCGACAACGCCTATGACCCCGACGCTCGCATGGGAGAACCGTATCGCGCCGAGCGAATGATGGCACCCGCACCCGTGCACCACGGTATTTCTGCTCGTCCGGAGGCCCATCACAACCAAATTGAGGATGGCTTTCGTGACGAGGACAACATTGATTTGTATcacgacgacaacatcgATCCCGCTCGAGACGACAACGTTTACCacgatgaagaggacgactTTGACCCAACCCGCGActacgaagaagaagccagTAAGCAAGCGAATGGCGAACCGGAAGAACCACGTCGTCGCGAGTTCAAGTATTCCACCGCAAGTATGCCCAAACGATCAAGATGCCGTAAATGGTGCCTCATCTTTTTACTCTTCCTCCTATTCTTCGCCATTACTACCGGTATTTCTATGCTTATTGATTGGCTTTTCTTCAGCGACGAGAGTGATAATGCGCCGTTTTATCCCGAACGCGATGGCAACGAAACTTTCCCCCAAGACAAGGTGTTCATCGATCAGGTCTGTTCCGAAGGAACCACGGATTTCGATGGCGGTGCTCGCTGTCGAGAGGCCTGTCAACCACAGTTTCTTGAATGCTGCGATCCTTTTAACGAATTCGAAACTCACAATTACACGGAATCCTTCCTGAATGCCACGAATACCACGTTACCCCCGGAAGAAgtctacgacgacgatctcTTCAAGGAACGTGTCGACACGTGTACGTTCGATACCAACGTCCGCGGCTGCATGGCGTATGGAAAGTGTCAGGTTCTCGGTGAATTAGTCGATGCTGCTCCCAGTAACTTGCCCATTCTGTGCAGTGCCCACTATCTGGAACAGGATCGTACCAGTTGCGAACAAGCCTGTCAGTCCGTACGCTGCTGCTTTTCGGAAACCAACAAATGCTTGGCCACCAATTTTGACGTCTGCATGGACTACGCGCCCTGTCAAAATCTGCGTTCCGGTTTTATCGTTGAAACCGCTCCGGACGATTTGGACAAGGCGTGTTTCTGGGAACTACCGGAGTGTTTCGAAACGTGTGAAAAGGCCGAATGCTGTGGCAACCCCGATTCGTCCTGTTACAACAATAACTTTTTGTCCTGCCTAACCTATGCACCTTGCACCAACGTGACATTGACCAAAGTGGAGGTCCCGCCCATCTACAGTCGCTTGGAAAAACCGCCGGCGGAGTTTGTGTACGCTtgcaacgaagaaaaagtcgaCGTCCACGATGTCGTCGAAAAAACGTGTGTCGAGTATTGCGAGCCGGCAATGTGTTGCTACAATCAGAACCCAACCGAAAATTGCTTTCGAGACGATCCCTTGGGGTGCATGGCCTGGGATCAGGAATGCCAGGTTATCTTCGAACTTCAGGAAGATCAACCCTAGTCGCTCCGACATTCACAAGAACAGACACGAAAGTATTCATTTGCCGCAACGATTAACACATATCAACTTTTAAAATGTGGCGTTCGTAACAATAAAGCGTAAATATCTCTACTTCGATTCCAAGCACTAGTAGTGCTGATTAATAGTAGCGTTTGCCTTTACGGATTCCTCGTTGATATGCGGAAGACAACGGCGGTGGACTGAGGGATTCTTGGGGGGTTATTTCTCCCCGCAGGGAAACCCCCATAAGATTACTCGCCTCGGCGTGCGAGAGGTCACCTCGTCCGTACAGATATCCTACCTTGCAGGCAATCGCTTCTTGCGTCATATCGGCGGCGCTGACGACACCGGCACTTTCCAACGCCTTACCGACGGCGTAATGTCCCATCATGACGGAGCCGGTGTAACACTGGGTCGAAGCGACGACCAGGATGCCCTTGTCCGAGGCGTCGGCCAAGAGTTGAATGAAACTTTCCTTAACGGAGGGAATGTTTCCCGTGCCGTACAATTGCAGTACGAGTGCACGGAGCAGGTTCGTTTGGAGATTGTGATTGATCATTTCTCGAATCATGGCGTCGTCAAAGCCCGGGACGAGTCGAATAGTCAGCACTCTGGTGTCCATCCGTGAGTGCACCCGCAGAGCGCCCTTGGCGGGCGGCAATACGAGATGCTCGTTTTCGTCAATGGTGATACCAATGGTAGCGAGTGGATCCTGATTGGGCGAGTCGAAGGCCAACAAGCGGTGGGTATTGACCTTGGTAGCGCGACAGGCCCGCAACAAACGATCGTGAAAAAAGATGCTGACTTCGTTGATGGTATCGCGCGAGGCAAAAATAAGCGCCATAATGAGGTTGCGTCTCCCGTCATTGTACGGTTCGCACATGGGTATTTGACTGCCCGTGAAGATGACCGGTTTACCGAGGTTTTCCAACATGAAGGAAAGTGCGGTGGCCGAGTAGGCCATGGTGTCGGTCCCAATGACAATGACGAAACCGTCGAAATGCAAATAGTTGGCGCGAATATCGTGGGCGAGACGGGCCCAATCGGCCGGACCTAGGTCGGAACTATCGTAAAAGGGGAAGTACTCGTGTAGGACCACTTCTGGCATGTTGTCGGCGTGTAGTTCGGGCATTTCCCGCATATACTGGGACAGCGCCCCTTCCACCGGAGCCAGCGCCCCACCTTGATTGGGATCCGGAGCCATGGTGAGGGTTCCACCGGTGCACAGGACCAAAACACGCTTACGTGCGCGGCCGTCTCCTTCGTGTAAGGCAATCTGCGGAATGAATTGGCGGTaatcgttgtcgtcgtcttcatcgtcgctgAGAACGTCGGGTGCCCACAAGCGTCCGGCtgcgcgtgtgtgtgtgtaaaGTAGAGCGAGTAAAGCAACCGAGACCACAGTAAAATGCGTCAGTACTCACGTCCAAGAATGTTTGTGTATATCTAACGGTGTGTGTCGTATGCCAGGAGTGCAGGGGACACGAAAGGTTCCGATTGACGGAAAGGTATCCAAATCTCACGTACCTGGTGGCTGGAGTGATTTTCCCATAAGTTGCCGAAGTCTAGTCTTGTAGGTGGAAGGAGGTTCCACTCCTGCCGTTGGATCACTGCGACCGTTGCTGGGGATGGCATTGTCCTTGTCCGGTTTGTGAGCGCCGCCACTGCCATCCATCGACAGGGCTCGACGGTTACTACCGACGTACTTTGGAAACCGAGGACCCAGCGTCCTCGAGAATAGCACTCTACAACGACTCGTCATGATTAGGGTTTTGTTCGGAACTGTTCTACGGTGTCTGTCACAAGCAAACGCTAACGAAAAAGTGTGTGGATTTATAATAAAGGAAATACCGACGTTGTCGAGTTTGGCGTTCGTTTCGGTGTGCGGGGTTCCCGGTGTGGACAGTGATGGACAGTGACGTGACGGTAACGGTAAAAATATGATACGTTTTGATTGGGACACGACGGGGTGTTGTCTCAAAGTCTCACTGCAAGAAATGTGATTGGAGGAACCAAGATACGTACCGACGGCAACTTCCAAAGTAAACCTACCCCTTTGTTTCTTCACAAATACAATTTACTCCGGGTCTCTCAAGTCTGGACCACAATCCGTCTCACCACCAGCAATCGGACTCCTACTACCAACGTAGCCATACTTCCACCTAGAAAATCTCGTAGTTCGAACGACCCATGGAGGCACCATGGGAAAGGCCAGGTCGAGAGCCAGCGTTTTCTTCGTAACGAACAATTCCAACAACTCTTGACTGTTGTTACCTTTGATCTCTTATTTCCTTCACTAATTATCTCTtatcctccttttcttgacCATGGTTCGCGTCTTTCTGAAAGGCGGGGTTTGGAAGAATTCGGAGGACGAGATCCTCAAGGCCGCCGTCCAGAAGTACGGCAAGCAGCAGTGGGCGCGGGTGGCCTCGTTGCTCAACCGCAAGACCGCCAAGCAGGCCAAGGCGCGTTGGCACGAATGGCTCGATCCGGATATACGCAAAACGGAATGGAGTCGcgcggaagaagaaaaactcCTGCACCTCGCCAAGCTCCTCCCCTCGCAGTGGAAGACCATTGGACCGCTCGTGGGAAGGACCGCCACGCAGTGTCAGGAACATTACGAAGCACTGCTCGACCAAGCGGCGGGAGACAATCCTGAGGAAGATCAGGGTGCTCGGGCGGCCTCGCAGGGACTTCGCGCGGGACAGATTGATTCCCATCCCGAAACCAAACCCGCACGTCCCGATCCCATCGAtatggacgaagacgaaatggAAATGCTACAGGAAGCCCGGGCCCGCTTGGCCAACACGCAGGGGAAAAAAGCCAAACGCAAACAGCGCGAAAAAATTCTGGCACAGGCCAAGCGATTGGCGGATTTGCAGAAACGACGGGAACTTAAACAGGCCGGATTGTTGAGCAAGGCGGCGGCGCAGAAATCCAAAACACGTCGCAACGAAATCGATTTTGGGGTAGAAATTCCCTTTCACAAACCCGCGCCGGGAGGCTTTCATGACACCAGCGACGAAGTAGCCAGGGCGGAACGGATTCGAGAAAAACGTCGACGCGATGTGGATTATCAAAAAATTAACGAAAACCAGTATCGCTCCAGAGATCGGGAAGCGCTGCAAATGGAAAAGCGAGAAGCAGCGCGTCTCAAGATTCTGGAGCAGTCCACGGAAAAATACGCGAAACAGGACAAGGAGCAAGAAGAGCAAACTCTGGCACGTCCGCGGGGAAGTCTCACCTTGCCGGCGCCGACCGTTACGGACGCCGAACTGATGCAAGTAGCCAAGctacaacaacagcagcgtCAGGGTGAAGACGGCTTGGCTAACGGATCTGCAGCCACGCAAGCCTTACTGGGAGATTATTCCGATCGACCCCTGCCAACACCCATGCGCACCCCAACCACAGGTAGTGGCGCGACACAGCAAAGCTTACTCCGCGAAGCCTCGCAACTGCGTGCCTTGGAGCGTACACAAACACCCCTGATCACACCTGGTCAAACAATagatgatgacgaggaagagtCGGAACAACCCGGATCCTACGGACAACTCCCTACGGCTGCTGGCGCCACCCCACAAGTGCCGGATCGTGCCGGGGCTGGCCGTACGCCCGGTTCCCTGGCGCCAACCCATCGCGATCAGTTTGGACTTAATAACAGGGCCGATCATCACCAAGGGGACAACGCTTCAGTCGGGGCAAGCACCTTTGCTAGTAGCCGATACTCGATTCGTGAATTGGCCCGCCACGAACGGCGTGCCGCGAAACGAGCTCGTCAAGACTTGGAAGCCGCGTTGGCGAGTTTACCGGCACCTCAATACGAGTACGAATTGGCGGCACCGGACGAcgtggaaatggaagacggCGCAGTTGAAACAATTTTAGACGAAGCAGACCAagccgatttggaagcggCCGAACGGGAGAAGCAACGCCGCGAAGCCGAAAAGTTATATCACGCCCGTAACAGTGTGATCAAGCGTAGCGAGCTGCCGCGTCCCTTCTTAATCAACCCGTCGTCGTTACCAGTTGAAGAAGATACAGCCAAGCGACTGATTCTAAGTGAAATGATTCAACTGCTGCAGCATGACGCCCACGCCTTCCCAGTCCCATATCCAGAGATGGACAATGATaagaagaaaacgaaaaagcgtAAACAGGCGAATGAAGTGGAGCACAATATTCCTCTGGAAGTTCCGTTGGATATGATTCCGGAGAATGCTCTCGAGAATGCCAAGAACTTGATCGATATGGAGCAATCCCTAATTGTCGACGAAAAGATCAATTTCTTGCTGACTTCCAAGAAAGCATCAAGTAGCAGTCATGCCAAGTCGATGCTCACTAATGCCAATATCACCGCCTCACAAGCCGGAGCGGCCGAGATGTCGTACGGGCCGGGCGGTTGGACGACAACCCAGGACAGCTTGGAAAGTTTGCGGTTAGAGCTGGAGACCCTGCAGGAAGCCACAGCTTCGTTGCGCCGAAAGAACGACAAACTAGAATCGAAACTGGCGGTCGTCAATGGGGGGTACGCGAAACGTGCCGGCAAAGCGGGCGACGATATCTTGAAACTGTTTGCCGACACGAACAACGCCAAGATTGAAGAGTCGGTGTACCGTACACTGCAGTCACACGAGCGACGGGGTGCCGTGTTACGAGTCGAAAAGCTTAAAGAAGAGATAAGCAGTTTAAAAAAGAACGAAGCCGTCTGGCAGAAGGAATACGGTGAATTGATTCTGGAACGCCGACGCCAAATGATAAAGGCCCAGCCCCCACCATCCTAATTGACAGCTCGGTTACGGCGGCTCTTTAAATTATGTTTGAGCCTTTGTCTATTTTTTCCTTACTTTATACAACATCTTGTAGAGGGTCAGGCCCCTCCGTTTCTAAACTACTGGTGCCTTCGGAATGTACACTACATGGTGGTGAGCTTGCGATGGACCGGTCGCTCTCGACAGAATCGACGCTAAAGTCGTCGATCTCAATCGGTTTCCCCCGAGCCAAGCAGTGAAGGAGATGTCGAAtggaacagcagcaacaaccaCCGATGGATAACATAACAATCCAAAACATCAAATCAGCTATTCCAAAGTTCCGTAGGTCTAGGTTGAGAGCTGCGAAGAACCCCGATTCACCTGTGTCATCGTCAACGTTGTCCGACAAAGCTGGAATAGCTACATTGCCTTCAACTTCAAAACACTCTCGGCGAATTGTTTCGTCTGGACCGTTCCGGTAGCGAGCATGCTCTTTTGCACTGAGACAGTCCCCTCCTTGGCCGTCGAATATGCGAATCGATATGGAGTCTCCACTACTTTTATCAGTAATACTCTCGTACCGTAATGTGTCCAGAAGGAGCTGTGCGTCACTGGGTGTGGCCACAAACGTCATTCGTCGATCGCGGaggccattgccgacacaTTGCCAACTCGAGTCGGTGCGACTTTGACACACGGTAAACTTTGCTTTGTATCGGACCGAAGCCTCCAGACTTAGCCAGCCGCTATTCGCCGAGAGATCCACTCGTACGAGATCCAGATCGTGGTCGTTGTCATCACTGAGCTGCAAGCCGTCAATAGTGAAGAGCCCCGGTTGAGTTGGACTCGGAAGCGCTTCCTGGGGTGTCCTCAAGACTGGACGTACATTGACACGCAGGATCCGCACCGTCTGTACCACTGCCTCAGAATACAGACGCATAGCCTGGTCGACTTTATCAGTCGCGACGAGCCGAACCGCAAACGAATCGGGTGGTGTGTCTTGTTCTAGCCTTGGTACATTGAAGTAATTTGTCTGGGACAGGGCATACTGTATTCTTACCGTCGTGGATCCCGGCGCAAGAGGTAGGCGGGTGCCGCTCATGATAGGTTCCTTGAAATTCACAGAGGAGAGAGTACCATGTAGTGGGATTGATACAAGTTCTAATTCCATGGACATCGAGGGGGTCCAGTCGGAAGGAGCTCCACTCATAACGATGTCGATCATCTCGGTGGCATCTTGGGAGAGCGAAACGACGGGCTCGGCTAGCAAGACTTGTAAATTCGACGGCACGTTAACTGGACCGGGACCTTGGTCGAACAGTTGTGCCGCCTGCTCCGAATCTATAAACTGATCAAAGATGGAAACCTGGTGAACGGACCCTAAAAACACAGCCGCTGGGTCTTCTTGGTGGGTGGCAAACAGCTGCACGGTCAAATCGCGGTCCCAATGCGAAAGTGTGACGTCAAAGTTGTTGGGCACGTCACCTACTAGACTTTTTCCGTTCAGATACACGGCCGTACTGCCGTCTCGCAAACTAATCGCCACGTGTGTAAGAACGGACGTCAAGGTAATGTGTGGTAGACGTAGGTGACGGCACGAGTGACCCCCGTCACCATCCGAGAAGCTGAGGAACAAGCGATCGTCCCCTTGTGCAATTTGGAGGTCGTAGCCGGAACATCCCTTCCAATCGAAATCGGAGTGATTACTTCCGCTATTGTCGGGGGGATCCTTCCGTGCCGTTCCGATAGTTACAATCGGTTGGAGCAATCGTGACGATGGCGCTTCGGAGTGGACGTCCGGTCGAAACCACAGTCCAAGGGTTAGACCCGTAACGTCCGGTGCAGTCCCAAAATGTTCCTGTAAGACTCCCGCCCGAGTGTTGGTTTCGAAGGGAGCGACGGCATACGTGTTTGGAACGAGACGGACGCCGCCGAGCGCGTCACATCGAAACGTGTTGGTGTTTGGCGTCGCGAAGGACCCCAACAAGGCAGGTTGGTGATCGGCTCGCAGCAGACTGGAATCGTCACAGGTTCCGAGGACGTAACGTTGTATTGGATCAGTCACGGCCAGTGATAAGTCGACGGAGAGTGTTCCTACAAAAGCAGCGAGCGCCGCGGCAGTGTTCGATCGTAGCCTCATGGTGTTAACCTATAAACGTGCCAAAGGAAGGTGTTGGCTCGGTATATCACAACTAGTGTTCACGAATCGAGTGCGCTGTGCTAGTTgaacttgttgttgtttgggACGAACCGGTCGCCAAGGCAATGGCAAATGTCCAAAGTGCACGACTCATGGTTGCTGCTACGGTTTATATTCAGAAACTGGTACATGCTGGTGGATTCGACGGCAGAGGGACGAAACGCGGTGAGCGATTGAGATTTTCATTTGGAGTTGTGATTTGATAGGGAAAAGAAGAACAGGCCCCGAGAGCGGTTTGCGTTAGGCGTGACCGAAACGAACGGGCCCTTATTGGTTGTTTGTTGTGCTTCACGTGAAACGTCCGTCACCATCAGTCACTCTTCCACTCTATTGCTTTCTATAGCGAAAGATTtcaaattttgaaattaTCAGACAGTACCGAGACACCTTCTGTTAGGACCCGAGAAAGCGAGGCCGTTCGTTTGTGCTGGAATTTCTCCCACCGACACTCACACGACTCTCTTCGACAGAGACCACCATCATTGTACAATCCTGACACTGGGACTCCTGCCCGTAACGGACAAGGACGTGTACACACTATCAGTCGCCTACGTTGTTACCCGCTACCCCGGAGACTCGTGTGCATTACGTCTGCAAGAGATTCTTCCGTAAGCGATGGAAGAGTCGCTGTTGATCATCCGTACCGTCGTTCGTCCGGAAGCTTTGCCCTCGGAGGAATCCTGGAAGACGAACTCGTCGTCAACTTCGACCCCTAGCGACAGTACGGAAATCCAAATCGATCTGCATACTGCTTGGTTACACTTTGTGGAAACCACGCCCGTCGTTTGCGATGTCACGCTGATTCCCGATGTGAAAGACGTTGTCTGGACACGTCCCCTACAGACCCCTGCATCACCAATGCCGAGAGAGATCGTTGCGGAATCTCACACTCGTatgaacaacaacaacaacaataacaacaaccacaCTAGCGTGTGGTACGTTCCCTCACAGACGCTGCAGCCCCTGGGGACGACCGAAAGTCTCCTGTGGAACCTTTTGGACGCCGATGGAATCAGTACGTCCACGAATTATTTACTGATGCTTTCCTCCTGTCATTTCCAACCCCAACGCGGCGACGTTGAGGATCGTGCAATGTGGGCGGTGTGGCCGACAACGTCCGACTCTCTCTTGACATGggagcaacagcagcacTTTGTGATGGGGAATGACTACCACGTCTCCGGGACGCGATCTCAATACCTTATCGTCGGGGAAGCGCTCATCACGATGGATCCTGCGATTGCCCACCAAACCTTTGTCGACCGGTTTTGGGAACAAAGAAGTGCGGCTGATTCCGTAGAGAAGGCGGAAAATAGGACCGAAGACGAATTTTTCGCCCCGCACGAGGACGTCGCCAACGCTAGGCATACGATTGCCCCGGATCCGCACATGTCGAATACTCCGCGACAGTGTCCCTTACACCCTTTACCCACGCATTCGCATTTTCCAGCCGAGTCGCTCGAGAACGTCTTGCGCAACGAACTGGCCGACATTCAGCGCATGTTTGGCATACTTACAGTCGTCGGTGTAATCGTGGTCATGGCCATTCTGTGGACGCTGGTACAAATGTACCGGGAGCGCCGCCCGCAATGGCGGCCTTTGTCAAGCGTCCCGGCGGTCCGGCATCACGTCAATTGCGCACCGAAACGTGACGATTGGTCGCCGGTATCCCTGATTCCGTCGTTGGCGGAGCAGGCCGTGTCGCCGTGTACACAATTCCAACTTCAATGGTGTCAAAATAAGGACGTTCCAAGGAGTCGTCGCTGGAGTAGTGAGGTACGGGAGCGCCACCTCGCGACGGCTCCACCCACACCAACGTCTCCGGCAATGGTGGAAGTGGGCGACGCAATCCTCCAACATAATGACAAGAATCGCCACGCTCTTGCGGACTCGCTGGAGTTGCCAATGGTAGTCTCATTGCCCCACCCAACGCCAAGGAAAATGCTCGTGCCACTGGTAACTCCCGACCGTCTACCCACAACTAGCACGGTCTCGAAGACAAGCAGCAGGCTACCCTCTTCCTACCCTGTGGATGTAGCGCCACGAATGCGCGGCGACCGGACCAATCCCTTTTTGGAACGTTCGTCGTCGCGAATGTTGATCACACCGAGCGGACCTTTGCTAGAGAAGGAGGCGACCCGGTCGTTTGTGGACGAGTATTGGGGTGGGGGATGAGCGAAAGGTTGTTTATCTGTGATCGTTCACTTGGCCGTGAAATGCATAGAGATAGtcacactcactgtcaattctGGTGTATGCCGTAGATGTACGTATCCTTCACACAAAGTGTAAACGAGTACATGGATGGGTGTCTAGAGCCTAGGAAGTAGCAACCTGGTGCACATGACGCACATTATCGTTTAAACACACGACGCAATCGTCCGCTGCACACGATTGCATCGGAGATCAACAGAAACACTCCGAGATCTCTTTACTTTTACGATTCTTTGTTCCAAAACCAATTTTGACAAGGTGTGGATCCAAGTTATCCCA
The sequence above is a segment of the Phaeodactylum tricornutum CCAP 1055/1 chromosome 10, whole genome shotgun sequence genome. Coding sequences within it:
- a CDS encoding predicted protein, which translates into the protein MVRVFLKGGVWKNSEDEILKAAVQKYGKQQWARVASLLNRKTAKQAKARWHEWLDPDIRKTEWSRAEEEKLLHL
- a CDS encoding predicted protein; translated protein: MSDSHPRPIDPDTIDNAYDPDARMGEPYRAERMMAPAPVHHGISARPEAHHNQIEDGFRDEDNIDLYHDDNIDPARDDNVYHDEEDDFDPTRDYEEEASKQANGEPEEPRRREFKYSTASMPKRSRCRKWCLIFLLFLLFFAITTGISMLIDWLFFSDESDNAPFYPERDGNETFPQDKVFIDQVCSEGTTDFDGGARCREACQPQFLECCDPFNEFETHNYTESFLNATNTTLPPEEVYDDDLFKERVDTCTFDTNVRGCMAYGKCQVLGELVDAAPSNLPILCSAHYLEQDRTSCEQACQSVRCCFSETNKCLATNFDVCMDYAPCQNLRSGFIVETAPDDLDKACFWELPECFETCEKAECCGNPDSSCYNNNFLSCLTYAPCTNVTLTKVEVPPIYSRLEKPPAEFVYACNEEKVDVHDVVEKTCVEYCEPAMCCYNQNPTENCFRDDPLGCMAWDQECQVIFELQEDQP
- a CDS encoding predicted protein, which codes for MAPDPNQGGALAPVEGALSQYMREMPELHADNMPEVVLHEYFPFYDSSDLGPADWARLAHDIRANYLHFDGFVIVIGTDTMAYSATALSFMLENLGKPVIFTGSQIPMCEPYNDGRRNLIMALIFASRDTINEVSIFFHDRLLRACRATKVNTHRLLAFDSPNQDPLATIGITIDENEHLVLPPAKGALRVHSRMDTRVLTIRLVPGFDDAMIREMINHNLQTNLLRALVLQLYGTGNIPSVKESFIQLLADASDKGILVVASTQCYTGSVMMGHYAVGKALESAGVVSAADMTQEAIACKVGYLYGRGDLSHAEASNLMGVSLRGEITPQE
- a CDS encoding predicted protein gives rise to the protein MRLRSNTAAALAAFVGTLSVDLSLAVTDPIQRYVLGTCDDSSLLRADHQPALLGSFATPNTNTFRCDALGGVRLVPNTYAVAPFETNTRAGVLQEHFGTAPDVTGLTLGLWFRPDVHSEAPSSRLLQPIVTIGTARKDPPDNSGSNHSDFDWKGCSGYDLQIAQGDDRLFLSFSDGDGGHSCRHLRLPHITLTSVLTHVAISLRDGSTAVYLNGKSLVGDVPNNFDVTLSHWDRDLTVQLFATHQEDPAAVFLGSVHQVSIFDQFIDSEQAAQLFDQGPGPVNVPSNLQVLLAEPVVSLSQDATEMIDIVMSGAPSDWTPSMSMELELVSIPLHGTLSSVNFKEPIMSGTRLPLAPGSTTTNYFNVPRLEQDTPPDSFAVRLVATDKVDQAMRLYSEAVVQTVRILRVNEALPSPTQPGLFTIDGLQLSDDNDHDLDLVRVDLSANSGWLSLEASVRYKAKFTVCQSRTDSSWQCVGNGLRDRRMTFVATPSDAQLLLDTLRRNNSPRVF